A window of the Lactobacillus amylovorus DSM 20531 genome harbors these coding sequences:
- the coaE gene encoding dephospho-CoA kinase (Dephospho-CoA kinase (CoaE) performs the final step in coenzyme A biosynthesis.) — MTYVLALTGGIATGKSTADQFFKKQNIPIVDCDEIAHDLMKPKNASWQAIKDNFGEEYLNSDQTINRKKLGQLVFSNKSALNKLNQLTHPLIFDKTVQKITSYQNEDMVILDAPVYFESGLDKKHIANSVLVITLPESIQIERLKQRNNLTDKEARMRINSQMPLSKKTQLADFVIENTGTIKELESKLEQLLNKIKKEG; from the coding sequence ATGACATACGTTTTAGCTTTAACTGGCGGAATTGCAACAGGCAAAAGCACCGCGGATCAATTTTTTAAAAAGCAAAATATTCCTATTGTCGACTGTGACGAAATAGCGCATGATTTAATGAAGCCAAAAAATGCTTCTTGGCAAGCAATTAAGGATAATTTTGGCGAAGAATATCTGAATTCTGACCAGACGATTAACCGTAAAAAGCTCGGTCAATTAGTTTTTAGTAATAAAAGTGCGCTAAATAAACTAAATCAGTTGACTCATCCTCTAATTTTCGATAAAACAGTACAAAAGATAACATCATATCAAAATGAAGATATGGTTATCCTTGATGCACCAGTTTATTTTGAATCTGGCTTAGATAAGAAGCATATTGCCAATAGTGTGTTGGTAATTACTTTGCCAGAATCTATTCAAATAGAGCGATTAAAACAAAGAAATAATTTAACTGATAAAGAAGCCAGAATGCGGATTAATAGCCAAATGCCGTTGTCTAAAAAAACACAATTGGCTGATTTTGTAATTGAAAATACTGGTACAATAAAAGAACTAGAAAGTAAACTAGAACAATTATTAAATAAAATCAAAAAAGAGGGGTAG
- the nrdR gene encoding transcriptional regulator NrdR, with product MECPNCHQNASRVIDSRPSDENRAIRRRRECENCGFRFTTFERIETAPLLVIKNDGTREPFSRKKILHGVMAAGQKRPISSEQFEQLVDHVENKVRKQGVSEISSKKIGQYVMDELADLDDVAYIRFASIYREFKDMSSFMKTMEDMMAKKGKGN from the coding sequence ATGGAATGTCCAAATTGTCATCAAAATGCCTCCCGCGTTATTGATTCACGTCCTAGTGATGAAAACCGGGCAATTAGAAGACGTCGAGAATGTGAAAACTGTGGTTTCCGTTTTACGACCTTTGAGCGTATTGAAACGGCGCCTTTATTAGTAATTAAGAATGATGGAACGCGTGAACCATTTAGCCGCAAGAAGATTTTGCACGGTGTAATGGCTGCAGGTCAAAAGCGTCCAATCAGCAGTGAACAATTCGAACAATTAGTTGATCACGTTGAAAACAAGGTAAGAAAGCAAGGCGTCAGCGAAATCTCGTCTAAGAAGATTGGTCAATATGTCATGGACGAGTTGGCTGATCTAGACGATGTTGCTTACATCAGATTTGCTTCCATTTATCGTGAATTTAAAGACATGTCTAGCTTTATGAAGACTATGGAAGACATGATGGCCAAAAAGGGAAAGGGTAATTAA
- the dnaI gene encoding primosomal protein DnaI, whose amino-acid sequence MEPIGNVIKQIVKQRNLGDEKTLENQALHDPDVQAFLKQNADKIDQKMIRNSMSNLYEFYSQKTHPNKVMVGYAPQLFLNGKVIDIRYAPTRAKIAQDRKKAAQRRLQLIDLPARLHDVSLSEIDVTDDRNNVLALIYDFLKKYKKDPHQKGLYLSGDFGVGKTYILAGLANYVVTNMNKNVIFLHVPTFIAGLASHFDDNSRISLQEEIRRLSECDLLILDDIGAESLSQWSRDDVLGVILQARMDNVLPTFFSSNLDMEALQSHFEETRNATDPVKARRLMQRVRFLAKEIVVPGPDRRNSLH is encoded by the coding sequence ATGGAACCAATAGGCAATGTGATCAAGCAAATTGTTAAACAGCGCAATTTAGGCGATGAAAAGACTTTGGAGAATCAAGCCTTGCATGATCCTGATGTGCAAGCTTTTCTTAAGCAAAATGCGGATAAAATCGATCAAAAGATGATTCGCAATAGCATGTCGAATCTTTACGAATTTTATTCACAAAAAACGCATCCCAACAAGGTGATGGTCGGTTATGCACCGCAGCTATTTTTAAACGGCAAGGTAATCGACATTCGCTATGCACCGACAAGAGCTAAGATCGCACAAGACCGTAAAAAGGCAGCGCAAAGACGGCTGCAGCTCATTGATTTGCCTGCTCGTTTGCATGACGTTAGTTTAAGTGAAATTGACGTTACAGACGATCGGAACAATGTTCTTGCTTTAATTTATGATTTCTTGAAGAAGTATAAAAAAGACCCGCACCAAAAAGGTTTATATCTTTCAGGCGATTTCGGCGTTGGTAAGACCTATATTTTGGCAGGTCTTGCTAATTATGTCGTTACCAACATGAATAAAAACGTCATTTTCTTGCACGTGCCAACATTTATTGCCGGCCTTGCTAGTCACTTTGACGATAATAGCCGAATTAGCTTGCAAGAAGAAATCCGTAGATTATCCGAATGTGATTTGCTTATTCTGGATGATATTGGGGCCGAAAGTCTCAGCCAATGGTCACGTGATGACGTCTTAGGCGTAATTTTGCAGGCAAGAATGGATAATGTTTTGCCAACCTTCTTCTCATCCAATTTGGACATGGAAGCATTGCAGTCACACTTTGAAGAAACGCGTAATGCGACCGACCCAGTTAAGGCGAGAAGACTGATGCAGCGTGTCCGCTTTTTGGCTAAAGAAATTGTGGTGCCAGGACCTGACCGCAGAAATTCTTTGCATTAA
- the thrS gene encoding threonine--tRNA ligase: MSFSVTLPDGSKKEFDKAVSVKDVASSIATSLGKAAVGAKVNGQVKPLDYEIDSDVEIAILTDKDDEGLDILRATAAFALEAVAKKKYPELRLGEHVADEGGFYIDTDKKDQIKVTELPELEKAMEKLVKSGQAIEHVEMDKSELEDIYKDDPYKSELLKKVEGDKVDAYKLGDFVDFGFDALLPNTGKIKHFKLLSVAGAYWLGKSSNPMLQRIFGTAFFKEAALKDDLKRRAEIKERDHRTIGRDLDLFFVDPKVGAGLPYWMPKGATIRRVVERYIIDREVADGYQHVYTPVLMNLDAYKTSGHWAHYRDDMFPPMDMGDGEMLELRPMNCPSHIQIYKHHIRSYRDLPLRVAELGMMHRYEKSGALSGLQRVREMTLNDGHTFVALDQVQDEFAKILKLIMDVYKDFDITDYYFRLSYRDPKNTEKYFANDEMWERSQKMLKGAMDDLGLDYVEAEGEAAFYGPKLDIQTKTALGNDETMSTIQLDFMLPERFGLTYVGQDGEEHRPVMIHRGIVGTMERFIAYLTEIYKGAFPTWLAPIQAEIIPVNNDAHGEYAEKVRQELAKRGFRAEVDNRNEKMGYKIRESQTQKVPYTLVLGDEEMKNGSVNVRRYGTDEEISKSLDDFIKEIDADVKSYSRENN; encoded by the coding sequence ATGAGTTTTTCAGTTACTTTACCAGACGGCTCAAAGAAAGAATTTGACAAAGCCGTTTCAGTTAAAGATGTAGCTTCATCAATCGCAACTTCACTTGGAAAAGCTGCTGTTGGTGCTAAGGTAAATGGCCAAGTTAAGCCACTTGATTACGAAATCGATAGCGACGTTGAAATTGCTATCCTTACTGATAAAGACGATGAAGGTTTGGATATCTTAAGAGCAACTGCAGCATTTGCACTTGAAGCTGTTGCTAAGAAGAAGTACCCAGAACTTCGTTTAGGTGAACACGTAGCTGACGAAGGTGGCTTCTACATTGACACTGACAAGAAGGACCAAATCAAGGTTACTGAATTGCCAGAACTTGAAAAGGCTATGGAAAAGCTTGTTAAGAGTGGTCAAGCAATTGAACACGTTGAAATGGACAAGTCAGAACTTGAAGATATCTACAAGGACGACCCATACAAGAGTGAACTTTTGAAGAAGGTTGAAGGCGACAAGGTTGACGCTTACAAGTTAGGCGACTTCGTAGACTTTGGTTTTGACGCATTACTTCCAAACACTGGTAAGATCAAGCACTTCAAGCTTTTGTCAGTAGCTGGTGCTTACTGGTTAGGTAAGTCATCAAACCCAATGCTTCAAAGAATCTTCGGTACTGCATTCTTCAAAGAAGCAGCATTGAAGGATGACTTAAAGCGTCGTGCAGAAATTAAGGAACGCGACCACCGTACTATCGGTCGTGACCTTGACCTCTTCTTCGTAGATCCTAAGGTTGGTGCAGGTCTTCCTTACTGGATGCCAAAGGGTGCTACTATTCGTCGTGTTGTTGAACGTTACATCATCGACCGTGAAGTAGCTGATGGTTACCAACACGTTTACACTCCAGTACTTATGAACCTTGACGCTTACAAGACTTCAGGTCACTGGGCACACTACCGTGATGACATGTTCCCACCAATGGATATGGGTGATGGCGAAATGCTTGAACTTCGTCCAATGAACTGTCCATCACACATCCAAATTTACAAGCACCACATTCGTTCATACCGTGACTTGCCACTTCGTGTTGCTGAACTTGGTATGATGCACAGATACGAAAAATCAGGTGCTTTGTCAGGTCTTCAACGTGTACGTGAAATGACTTTGAACGATGGTCACACCTTCGTAGCTCTTGACCAAGTTCAAGACGAATTTGCTAAGATCTTGAAGTTGATCATGGACGTATACAAGGACTTCGACATTACTGATTACTACTTCAGACTTTCATACCGTGATCCAAAGAACACTGAAAAGTACTTTGCAAACGATGAAATGTGGGAAAGAAGTCAAAAGATGCTTAAGGGTGCTATGGATGACCTTGGCCTTGACTACGTTGAAGCTGAAGGTGAAGCAGCATTCTACGGTCCTAAGCTTGATATCCAAACTAAGACTGCTTTGGGTAACGACGAAACTATGTCAACTATTCAACTTGACTTCATGCTTCCAGAAAGATTTGGCTTAACTTACGTTGGTCAAGATGGTGAAGAACACCGTCCAGTTATGATCCACCGTGGTATTGTTGGTACTATGGAAAGATTCATTGCTTACTTAACTGAAATTTACAAGGGTGCCTTCCCAACTTGGCTTGCTCCAATCCAAGCTGAAATCATCCCAGTTAACAACGACGCTCACGGCGAATACGCCGAAAAGGTTCGTCAAGAACTTGCTAAGCGCGGCTTCAGAGCAGAAGTTGACAACAGAAACGAAAAGATGGGTTACAAGATTCGTGAATCACAAACCCAAAAGGTACCTTACACTTTGGTATTAGGTGACGAAGAAATGAAGAACGGTAGCGTAAACGTACGTCGTTACGGTACTGACGAAGAAATTTCTAAGAGTCTTGACGACTTCATCAAGGAAATTGACGCTGACGTTAAGTCATACTCAAGAGAAAACAACTAA
- the mutM gene encoding bifunctional DNA-formamidopyrimidine glycosylase/DNA-(apurinic or apyrimidinic site) lyase — translation MPEMPEVETVRRTLTPLIKGKTIEKVILWYPKIVATDHDKFVNELPGKKIIRIDRYAKYLLIRLNDNLTIVSHLRMEGKYHLTTPEAPKDKHDHVEFIFTDGTALRYNDVRKFGRMQLVLTGTERQTTGIGKLGVEPNTPEFSEQYFLSSLKRKKKNIKNVLLDQTVVAGLGNIYVDETLWQSKIHPLSLANKIPANKVEDLRKNINETIKIATEKRGTTVHSYLDANGEVGGYQEMLQVYGHAGEACPRCGTTLEKIKVSGRGTTFCPHCQVIYK, via the coding sequence ATGCCTGAAATGCCCGAAGTTGAAACTGTTCGGAGAACTTTAACTCCTTTAATTAAAGGAAAGACAATTGAAAAAGTAATTCTGTGGTATCCAAAAATCGTTGCGACGGACCATGACAAGTTTGTCAATGAACTGCCAGGCAAAAAGATTATTCGCATCGACCGCTATGCCAAGTATTTATTGATTCGCTTGAATGATAATTTAACAATTGTGTCGCACTTACGCATGGAAGGAAAGTATCATTTAACTACGCCGGAAGCGCCTAAAGACAAGCATGATCACGTAGAATTTATTTTTACCGACGGCACTGCCTTGCGCTATAACGATGTGCGCAAATTTGGCCGTATGCAGCTAGTTTTGACCGGAACCGAGCGACAAACAACTGGCATCGGTAAACTGGGCGTTGAACCCAATACGCCGGAATTTAGTGAGCAGTATTTTTTGTCTAGCTTAAAGAGAAAAAAGAAGAACATCAAAAATGTCTTGCTCGATCAAACTGTTGTTGCAGGTTTAGGCAACATTTATGTCGATGAAACCTTGTGGCAAAGCAAGATCCATCCCTTGAGTTTGGCTAACAAAATTCCTGCCAATAAAGTAGAAGATCTGCGTAAAAATATTAATGAAACCATCAAAATTGCCACAGAAAAGCGCGGTACAACTGTTCATAGCTATTTGGATGCAAACGGCGAAGTTGGTGGTTACCAAGAAATGCTACAAGTTTACGGCCACGCCGGTGAAGCATGTCCTAGATGTGGCACGACTTTGGAAAAGATTAAGGTTTCAGGAAGGGGCACCACTTTTTGCCCTCATTGTCAGGTGATTTATAAATGA
- a CDS encoding replication initiation and membrane attachment family protein produces MFETSDPKHLYYVANRVTLFPEDEQILIKLYQPLVGAIAVALYQTLISNYDPYGIVSDSKGIYSLQEQLDCSLKTMFTSLHKLEAVGLVQTFLSDNVFNNVIVFKLLKVPSADKFFATPLLASLLKEKVGEETFHELSHKFAKEAKLREKPIKNARDVSANFFDMFRLPGDEAITPSSDVIEAAKENKVHEEEVAQVNDRDAIDWDFIKEQYEVYQIPASEVDNKKNQIRSLMQTYGLSEKEFVDESLPCLHGSYELNMRDISNTLAENYKRINTREHVQKQVNEGRKKALAAIKGLDDNDKKLLKEANESSPAEFLYKIKTEKGGIASAGERQIINNLHTQYGLPEDLINILTYTCLTYDTVVNSNLAYKIANDWLQHGVATAVQALQYVKKRRDSFGNGNNRRSRRNYNYQNKRVEKGTDWSKKKVDTNSGISTAQLKDLFKDLNNK; encoded by the coding sequence ATGTTTGAGACATCTGATCCCAAGCACCTCTACTATGTAGCCAATCGCGTTACGCTTTTTCCCGAAGATGAACAAATACTGATTAAACTATATCAGCCATTGGTTGGTGCCATTGCGGTTGCTTTGTACCAAACTTTGATCAGCAACTACGACCCATATGGCATCGTTTCCGATTCTAAGGGTATCTATTCGCTGCAAGAACAACTGGATTGTAGCTTAAAGACGATGTTTACATCGCTTCATAAATTAGAGGCCGTGGGGTTAGTTCAAACATTTTTATCCGATAATGTTTTTAATAACGTCATCGTGTTTAAATTGCTTAAAGTGCCTAGTGCTGATAAGTTTTTCGCTACGCCGCTTCTTGCAAGTTTGCTTAAGGAAAAAGTTGGCGAAGAAACCTTTCATGAATTAAGCCACAAGTTCGCTAAAGAAGCTAAGTTGCGGGAAAAGCCTATTAAGAATGCGCGCGATGTTTCGGCTAATTTCTTTGATATGTTCCGTTTGCCGGGGGATGAAGCAATCACTCCATCCAGCGATGTAATTGAGGCCGCCAAAGAAAACAAAGTTCATGAAGAAGAGGTGGCCCAAGTTAACGACAGGGATGCAATCGATTGGGACTTTATCAAAGAGCAATATGAGGTTTATCAAATTCCAGCTAGTGAAGTTGATAATAAGAAGAATCAAATTCGCTCTTTGATGCAGACGTATGGCTTGTCCGAAAAAGAATTCGTGGATGAGAGTTTGCCATGCCTTCATGGTTCGTATGAATTGAACATGCGCGACATTAGCAATACTTTAGCTGAGAACTACAAACGGATTAACACTAGAGAACACGTGCAAAAGCAGGTAAATGAAGGCCGTAAAAAGGCTTTGGCTGCAATTAAGGGCTTGGACGACAACGATAAGAAGTTGCTCAAGGAAGCCAATGAAAGCTCACCCGCTGAGTTTTTGTATAAGATAAAAACAGAAAAGGGCGGCATTGCCAGTGCAGGCGAGCGGCAGATTATCAATAATTTGCACACCCAGTATGGTTTGCCAGAAGATTTGATCAATATTCTGACCTATACTTGTTTGACTTACGATACTGTAGTGAACTCAAACTTGGCCTACAAGATCGCTAACGACTGGCTCCAACATGGTGTTGCAACCGCGGTTCAGGCTTTGCAGTACGTGAAGAAACGTCGCGATAGTTTTGGCAATGGCAATAATCGAAGATCCAGAAGAAACTATAACTATCAAAATAAGCGCGTAGAAAAGGGCACCGATTGGAGCAAGAAGAAGGTGGATACCAATTCCGGTATTTCTACTGCGCAATTGAAGGACTTGTTTAAAGATTTGAACAATAAATAA
- the infC gene encoding translation initiation factor IF-3, with product MPRSLILNDKIRAREVRLIDEDGKQVGVMNKMEALRRASDAGLDLVLISPNAKPPVARIMDYGKYRFEQQKKLKESRKNSKTVSVKEIRLSPTIEGNDFETKLKHVRKFVSKEGAKVRVSIRFRGRAITHKELGQQVLEKMAESTSDIANVISKPKMEGRSMFLMLAPKSEKDKNKK from the coding sequence ATACCAAGAAGTTTAATCTTAAACGATAAAATTCGTGCACGCGAAGTCCGTTTAATTGATGAAGATGGTAAGCAAGTTGGCGTCATGAACAAGATGGAAGCCTTACGTCGCGCAAGCGATGCTGGTCTTGACCTTGTTTTGATTTCACCAAATGCCAAGCCACCTGTAGCACGTATCATGGACTACGGTAAGTACCGCTTCGAACAACAAAAGAAGCTTAAGGAATCCCGTAAGAATTCCAAGACAGTTAGTGTCAAAGAAATTCGTTTGAGTCCAACAATTGAAGGCAACGACTTCGAAACGAAGTTGAAGCACGTTCGTAAGTTTGTTTCTAAAGAAGGAGCTAAGGTTCGTGTATCAATCCGCTTTAGAGGTCGTGCCATCACTCATAAGGAATTAGGCCAACAAGTACTTGAGAAGATGGCTGAATCAACTTCCGATATTGCTAATGTAATTAGCAAGCCTAAGATGGAAGGCCGTTCAATGTTCTTAATGCTCGCACCTAAGAGTGAAAAGGACAAAAATAAAAAGTAG
- the polA gene encoding DNA polymerase I, with translation MADKKLLLIDGNSVAFRAFYALYRQLESFKSPDGLHTNAIYAFKNMLDVLLKDVEPTHILVAFDAGKVTFRTNMYGEYKGGRAKTPEELLEQMPYIQEMLHDLGIKTYELKNYEADDIIGTFVDKGEKNGFTTTVVTGDRDLTQLASDKTTVEVTKSGVSQLEAYTPEHMKEVNGVTPTEFIDMKALMGDNSDNYPGVTKVGPKTASRLIQKYGSVEGIYDHIDEMKKSKLKENLINDKDKAFLAKKLATIDRDSPVTIDIDDIKRQPVDYEKLRQFYEKMNFRKFLTDLNASGAGQDSTEVEKVEYTVLNDDNVKDVKATEADTIEFYLEMLGANYHLAPFVGFSLKINDKIYVSRDVELLEEDNIKHILEDEKIQKNVFDLKRTMVAAHRLGIHTHGLDYDMLLASYLINNENNSNDLGEIAHLYGDYSVKTDLEVYGKGKSEHIPDDDDELFNHLASKVNAIESLKKTLLEKLKDHEQDALFDTIEIPTACVLARMEMNGMKVEASTLIQLQNEFAVQLKELEDKIYSQAGEKFNLNSPKQLGHILFEKLGLPVIKKTKTGYSTSVEVLDQLKTQSPIVSEILDYRQIAKIQSTYVKGLLDVIQPDGRVHTRYLQTFTATGRLSSVDPNLQNIPTRTEEGKQIRKAFVPSEPDGYIFSCDYSQVELRVLAHVSGDQNMQEAFKTGYDIHSHTAMKIFHLDSPDQVTPLMRRHAKAVNFGIVYGISDYGLSKNLGISRKRAQEFIDNYFEQYPQIKDYMDKAVQKARDKGYAETIMHRRRYLPDIHAKKYTVRAFAERTAINSPIQGSAADIIKIAMINMQKKLDELHLKTKMVVQVHDELIFDVPKDELETIKKIVPEVMQSAVKLDVPLIADSGWGHNWYDAK, from the coding sequence ATGGCAGATAAAAAATTACTTCTAATCGATGGTAACTCTGTAGCTTTCAGAGCCTTTTACGCTCTTTATCGTCAACTAGAATCTTTCAAGAGTCCGGATGGCCTGCACACTAATGCCATTTATGCTTTTAAGAATATGCTTGATGTCCTTTTGAAGGACGTTGAGCCAACCCATATTTTGGTAGCTTTTGATGCAGGAAAAGTCACTTTTAGAACAAACATGTATGGAGAATATAAAGGTGGACGTGCGAAAACTCCAGAAGAGTTGCTCGAACAAATGCCTTATATTCAAGAAATGCTGCATGACTTGGGTATTAAAACTTATGAATTGAAGAATTATGAAGCCGACGATATTATTGGTACTTTTGTTGATAAAGGTGAGAAGAACGGCTTTACTACCACAGTTGTGACTGGTGACCGTGACTTAACTCAACTTGCTTCAGACAAAACTACCGTTGAAGTGACCAAATCTGGAGTTTCTCAACTTGAAGCCTACACACCTGAACATATGAAGGAAGTTAACGGCGTCACTCCAACTGAATTCATTGATATGAAGGCTTTGATGGGGGATAATTCCGATAATTACCCTGGTGTAACTAAAGTTGGTCCTAAGACTGCATCACGTTTGATTCAAAAATACGGTTCCGTTGAAGGGATTTACGATCATATCGACGAAATGAAGAAGTCCAAGCTGAAAGAAAACTTGATCAACGATAAGGACAAAGCATTTTTAGCTAAAAAGTTAGCAACTATTGACCGTGATTCACCAGTCACCATTGATATTGATGATATAAAACGTCAGCCAGTTGATTATGAAAAGCTGCGTCAATTCTACGAAAAGATGAACTTCCGCAAGTTCTTAACTGACCTAAATGCTTCAGGTGCTGGTCAAGATAGCACCGAAGTTGAAAAAGTAGAATACACTGTTTTAAACGACGACAACGTTAAAGATGTTAAAGCTACTGAAGCTGATACCATTGAATTTTACTTAGAAATGCTTGGTGCCAACTATCACCTAGCTCCTTTTGTTGGCTTCAGTTTGAAGATCAATGACAAGATCTACGTTTCAAGAGACGTTGAATTGCTTGAAGAAGATAATATCAAGCACATCTTAGAAGACGAAAAGATTCAGAAGAACGTCTTTGACCTGAAGAGAACAATGGTTGCTGCACATCGTTTGGGCATTCACACTCACGGCCTTGATTACGACATGCTTTTGGCATCCTACTTGATCAATAATGAAAATAACTCCAACGATCTTGGTGAAATTGCCCATCTTTATGGGGATTATTCCGTTAAGACCGACCTTGAAGTCTACGGCAAAGGTAAGAGTGAACACATCCCTGATGACGATGATGAATTATTCAACCACTTAGCTTCCAAGGTCAACGCCATTGAATCACTCAAGAAGACTCTGCTTGAAAAGCTCAAAGACCACGAACAAGATGCCTTGTTTGATACGATCGAAATCCCAACCGCGTGCGTTTTAGCCAGAATGGAAATGAACGGGATGAAGGTTGAAGCCAGCACCTTGATTCAACTGCAAAATGAATTTGCCGTTCAATTGAAGGAACTCGAAGACAAGATTTATAGCCAAGCCGGTGAAAAGTTCAACTTGAATTCACCTAAGCAACTAGGTCACATTTTGTTCGAAAAGCTTGGTTTGCCAGTCATCAAAAAGACCAAAACTGGTTACTCAACTTCAGTTGAAGTCTTGGATCAATTAAAGACGCAAAGTCCAATCGTTAGTGAAATTTTGGATTACCGTCAAATTGCCAAGATTCAATCTACCTATGTAAAGGGTCTGCTTGACGTCATTCAACCAGATGGCCGCGTGCACACACGTTACTTGCAGACTTTTACTGCAACTGGTCGACTTTCTAGTGTGGATCCTAACTTGCAAAATATCCCTACCCGCACTGAAGAAGGAAAGCAAATCAGAAAGGCCTTCGTGCCAAGTGAACCAGACGGCTACATTTTCTCTTGCGACTATTCACAAGTTGAGCTTCGTGTCTTGGCCCATGTTTCTGGCGATCAAAACATGCAAGAGGCCTTCAAGACCGGATACGATATTCACTCACACACCGCGATGAAGATTTTCCACTTGGATTCACCAGATCAAGTAACGCCACTGATGCGTCGTCACGCTAAGGCTGTTAACTTCGGTATCGTTTATGGTATTTCCGATTACGGTTTGTCCAAGAACTTAGGCATTTCTAGAAAACGTGCCCAAGAATTTATCGACAACTACTTCGAACAATATCCTCAAATCAAGGATTACATGGATAAGGCTGTGCAAAAAGCGCGTGACAAAGGCTATGCCGAAACAATTATGCACCGTCGCAGATACTTGCCAGATATTCACGCTAAGAAGTACACCGTGCGTGCCTTTGCTGAAAGAACCGCCATCAACTCACCAATCCAAGGTTCAGCTGCTGATATCATCAAGATTGCCATGATTAACATGCAAAAGAAGCTTGATGAATTGCACCTCAAGACCAAGATGGTAGTTCAGGTGCACGACGAATTAATTTTTGATGTGCCAAAAGATGAACTTGAAACAATCAAGAAGATTGTGCCAGAAGTAATGCAATCAGCAGTTAAGCTTGATGTGCCACTAATTGCTGATTCTGGTTGGGGCCACAATTGGTACGATGCAAAGTAG
- a CDS encoding SLAP domain-containing protein: protein MNKLVKYSTAALLTAGLFGMNTQTTNAATSYRRLTHNAYAYNYNGQRANKKLYRKGSRVKVIGTIELNGKKYNIISGNIYIKTSNFAKHRNSSALTNGYETSLVRNSYVYNAQGQRIKGMKLRKGRSVTYYGKPVRINGKKYVQIDDNQYIRSNNVLLAYDGPINSNTNKRINSNNTSTSNSSTSTNSQQNTTNSSSSSNTSNTANSSSSATNGSNSQSSNTNSNQIASSSELPTEDDYKALNALLDKAASADDADEGASSYATRKPFEDATSKGWDCMNNYMLSKSIPTTYTKADLQKMMSDIENTMKNLDGYGKEENMPVIVVEESMQGRKIDLTPEVRQQVLSFVNKWRGSTDAKFVDNDENIQYTDPNGKVQKSGLWGFAREKDVQNFPWSHKDSNKTTNSSK, encoded by the coding sequence ATGAATAAACTAGTAAAGTACTCTACAGCAGCACTACTCACTGCAGGTCTATTTGGCATGAACACTCAAACTACTAATGCTGCAACTAGCTACCGGAGATTAACACACAATGCATATGCTTATAACTACAATGGCCAACGTGCAAACAAAAAGCTTTACCGTAAAGGTAGCAGAGTCAAAGTGATTGGAACTATCGAACTAAATGGTAAAAAATACAACATCATTAGTGGTAATATCTACATCAAGACTTCAAATTTTGCTAAACACAGAAATAGTTCAGCACTAACTAACGGCTATGAAACGAGTTTGGTTCGTAATTCTTACGTGTACAATGCCCAAGGCCAACGTATTAAAGGCATGAAACTCCGTAAAGGTCGCAGTGTAACTTATTACGGCAAGCCGGTACGTATCAATGGCAAAAAGTATGTACAAATTGACGACAACCAATACATACGCTCAAACAATGTTTTATTAGCTTATGATGGTCCAATCAACTCAAACACCAATAAGCGCATCAATTCAAATAATACAAGTACTTCCAACAGCAGTACTTCAACTAATTCACAGCAAAATACTACAAATAGCAGTTCATCAAGTAACACTTCAAACACTGCTAATAGCAGCAGCTCTGCTACAAATGGCTCAAATAGCCAGTCGTCAAATACAAACAGTAATCAAATAGCATCTAGTTCTGAGCTTCCTACTGAAGATGACTATAAAGCCTTAAATGCTCTTCTTGATAAAGCTGCTTCTGCAGATGATGCAGATGAAGGAGCATCTTCATATGCTACACGCAAGCCTTTTGAAGACGCCACAAGCAAGGGCTGGGATTGTATGAATAATTACATGCTTTCTAAGAGTATACCTACTACATACACTAAGGCTGATTTGCAAAAGATGATGTCTGATATTGAAAACACAATGAAAAACTTAGATGGCTACGGTAAAGAAGAAAACATGCCTGTAATTGTAGTTGAGGAGTCAATGCAAGGCCGAAAAATAGATTTGACCCCTGAAGTAAGACAACAAGTACTGAGCTTTGTTAATAAATGGAGAGGCTCAACCGATGCCAAATTTGTAGACAACGATGAAAACATCCAATATACAGATCCCAATGGTAAAGTGCAAAAATCAGGGTTATGGGGCTTTGCCAGAGAAAAGGATGTACAAAATTTTCCTTGGTCACACAAAGACTCAAATAAAACCACAAATTCAAGTAAATAA